One window from the genome of Glycine soja cultivar W05 chromosome 12, ASM419377v2, whole genome shotgun sequence encodes:
- the LOC114378062 gene encoding uclacyanin 1-like yields MGVPELMFRVSFMAVLIKLASATNYIVGGPSGGWDTNSNLQSWASSQIFSVGDSLVFQYPPNHDVVEVTKADYDSCQPTNPIQSYNDGATTIPLTLPGKRYFICGTIGHCSQGMKVEIDTLASATNSVTPAASPEDSTTSPAESPEVIISSSPSPLFQTHLESPTFSPVIPSTEFPASTSPLAQHSSDLSASSTSKGNLQAYVAVVLSFLIMLMSF; encoded by the exons ATGGGTGTTCCTGAATTGATGTTCAGGGTATCTTTTATGGCTGTGCTCATCAAATTGGCCTCGGCTACAAATTACATTGTTGGAGGACCAAGTGGTGGGTGGGACACAAACTCAAACCTTCAATCATGGGCATCTTCCCAAATATTTTCAGTGGGAGACAGTCTTG TTTTCCAGTACCCGCCAAACCATGATGTGGTTGAAGTTACAAAGGCAGATTATGACTCTTGCCAGCCAACTAACCCAATTCAGTCTTACAATGATGGCGCCACAACCATCCCTCTCACTTTACCGGGGAAAAGATACTTCATCTGTGGGACAATAGGACATTGCAGCCAAGGAATGAAGGTTGAAATAGACACTCTTGCCAGTGCAACAAATTCTGTCACACCAGCAGCATCTCCTGAAGATTCTACTACTTCACCTGCAGAATCTCCTGAAGTCATTATCTCCTCATCCCCAAGTCCATTGTTCCAGACACATCTAGAAAGTCCTACATTCTCTCCAGTCATTCCTTCCACTGAATTTCCTGCTTCTACTTCACCTCTAGCACAACATTCATCAGACTTGTCAGCTTCATCAACCAGTAAAGGAAATCTACAAGCCTATGTCGCAGTAGTGTTAAGCTTTCTAATCATGCTTATGTCCTTCTAA
- the LOC114379298 gene encoding cysteine-rich repeat secretory protein 38-like produces MLSIFLNLLVFSLSFQGSNSISPLFRFCFNRENYTDPSPYATNLNQLFDLLHTKVPPTGYGYGSIGQGMDQVNGLALCRGDVNATNCMACVNEATKKLQERCSKKKGAIVWYDYCLLKYSNEYFFGEIDEKNKFYMVNIYDVDDPSTFSDKVNELLSGLSYNASQTPMLYAVGELQLQESKTLYGLAQCTRDLLGPGCKKCLDDAISDLPNCCDGKQGARVVGGSCYVRYELYPIVEDP; encoded by the coding sequence ATGCTCTCCATCTTTCTCAATCTCTTAGTGTTCTCTCTTTCCTTCCAAGGAAGCAATTCTATTAGTCCCTTATTTCGTTTCTGTTTTAACCGCGAAAATTACACTGATCCTAGCCCTTATGCTACAAACTTAAACCAGTTGTTTGACCTGCTACACACCAAAGTGCCTCCTACTGGTTATGGATATGGTTCCATTGGCCAAGGCATGGACCAAGTGAACGGTCTAGCCTTGTGTCGCGGTGACGTCAACGCCACAAACTGCATGGCTTGTGTCAATGAAGCAAccaaaaagcttcaagagaGGTGCTCAAAGAAGAAGGGGGCAATAGTATGGTACGATTACTGCCTTCTCAAGTACTCAAATGAATACTTCTTTGGTGAAATTGATGAGAAGAACAAGTTCTATATGGTTAACATATACGACGTGGATGACCCCTCTACTTTCAGTGATAAAGTCAATGAGTTGTTAAGTGGTTTGTCTTATAATGCTTCTCAAACTCCCATGTTGTATGCCGTAGGGGAATTGCAACTCCAAGAGTCAAAAACGTTGTACGGTTTGGCTCAGTGTACAAGGGACCTCCTTGGCCCTGGTTGTAAGAagtgtcttgatgatgctattAGTGATCTTCCAAATTGTTGTGACGGAAAGCAAGGTGCACGGGTTGTGGGTGGGAGCTGCTATGTTAGATATGAACTATACCCTATTGTTGAGGACCCCTAG